The stretch of DNA GCTCATGCATGCCGAGCGCCTGCTGCTGGAACAGGGCGTGACCCGGGCCAGGATCGAGGCCAGCGCCATGCTGGCCGACGGCCTGGTGCGTCGCGGCTGGTCCCGGCTGGGCGACGAATGGGTCGAGCGTGGGGGCGAGCGGCTCTATCGCCAGCGGCTCGAGAAGCGCCTCGTCGGGGTCGAGACCTGAGGTCTCGCTCAGGTCGGCTGCTCGATCATGCGCATCGACAGGTCGATGGCCTTGAGGTCCTTGGTCAGCGCCCCGCTGGAGATGCAGTCGACGCCGGTCTCGGCGATCGCGCGCAGGGTGTGCTCGTCGACGTTGCCCGAGGCCTCCAGGGTGGCGCGCCCCTGGTTGCGTCTCACCGCCTCGCGCATGTCGTCGAGGCTGAAGTTGTCGAGCATGATCACGTCGGCGCCGGCGGCCAGCGCCAGGTCGAGCTCCTCGAAGGTCTCCACCTCGACCTCCACCGGCAGATCCCGGGCGATATCGCGCGCCTCTCTCACCGCGGCCTCGATGCCCCCGCAGGCGGCGATATGGTTCTCCTTGATCAGGAAGGCGTCGTAGAGGCCGATGCGGTGATTGTGGCCGCCACCGCAGGTCACCGCGTACTTCTGCGCCAGGCGCAGGCCCGGCAGGGTCTTGCGGGTGTCGAGCAGGCGTACCCCGGTGCCCTCGAGC from Halomonas aestuarii encodes:
- the nadC gene encoding carboxylating nicotinate-nucleotide diphosphorylase, whose protein sequence is MHYQDALAEEIRDSAARLLAEDVGPGDITAELIPEKQMARARVITREPAVLCGVAWVDELFRRLDTRVSLHWQAADGDRLEAGQAFLELEGPARSLLTGERAALNLLQTLSATATRTRHYADLLEGTGVRLLDTRKTLPGLRLAQKYAVTCGGGHNHRIGLYDAFLIKENHIAACGGIEAAVREARDIARDLPVEVEVETFEELDLALAAGADVIMLDNFSLDDMREAVRRNQGRATLEASGNVDEHTLRAIAETGVDCISSGALTKDLKAIDLSMRMIEQPT